A single genomic interval of Trichosurus vulpecula isolate mTriVul1 chromosome 6, mTriVul1.pri, whole genome shotgun sequence harbors:
- the LOC118855241 gene encoding LOW QUALITY PROTEIN: dnaJ homolog subfamily B member 1-like (The sequence of the model RefSeq protein was modified relative to this genomic sequence to represent the inferred CDS: inserted 1 base in 1 codon), with protein sequence MVVMGPKWDGGGRVGAIGKDYYQTLGLARGASDQEIKRAYRRQALRYHLDKNKEPGAEEKFKEIAEAYDVLSGPRNRDIFDRYGEEGLKGGGPGSGSSAGPNGASFSYTXHAMCAEFFGGRNPFDTFFGPRNGEEGMDIDDPFSGFPLGMGGFTNMNFSRPRPAREHSRRKQDPPVTHDLRVSLEEIYSGCTKKMKISHKRLNPDGKSIRNEDKILTIEVKRGWKEGTKITFPKEGDQTSPNIPADIVFVLKDKPHNIFKRDGSDVIYPARITLREALCGCTVNVPTLDGRTIPIVFKDVIRPGMRRKVPGEGLPLPKTPEKCGDLIIEFEVNFPDRIPQASRTVLEQILPI encoded by the exons atggttgttatgggacCAAAAtg GGACGGCGGAGGGAGGGTGGGGGCCATAGGTAAGGATTACTACCAGACGCTGGGCCTGGCCCGGGGCGCCTCGGACCAAGAGATCAAGCGAGCCTACCGCCGGCAAGCGCTACGCTACCACCTGGACAAGAACAAGGAACCCGGCGCCGAGGAGAAGTTCAAGGAGATCGCCGAGGCCTACGACGTGCTCAGCGGCCCGCGCAACAGGGACATCTTCGACCGCTACGGGGAGGAGGGACTGAAGGGTGGCGGCCCTGGTAGTGGTAGCAGTGCTGGTCCTAACGGTGCGTCCTTCAGCTACA TTCATGCCATGTGTGCTGAGTTCTTTGGTGGCCGAAACCCTTTTGACACCTTTTTTGGTCCACGAAACGGAGAAGAAGGCATGGACATTGACGACCCATTTTCTGGCTTCCCGTTGGGCATGGGTGGCTTTACCAATATGAACTTTAGCCGACCCCGTCCAGCCCGGGAACACAGCCGCCGAAAACAGGATCCCCCGGTTACCCACGACCTCCGGGTCTCACTTGAGGAGATCTATAGTGGTTGTACCAAGAAGATGAAGATCTCCCACAAGCGGCTTAACCCCGATGGGAAGAGCATCCGCAATGAGGACAAGATCCTGACCATTGAAGTGAAAAGAGGGTGGAAAGAGGGGACCAAGATTACCTTCCCAAAAGAGGGAGACCAAACCTCACCCAACATTCCAGCTGACATTGTCTTTGTTTTAAAGGACAAGCCACACAATATATTTAAGAGAGATGGGTCTGATGTGATTTACCCAGCAAGGATCACCCTCCGTGAGGCCCTGTGTGGCTGTACAGTGAATGTCCCAACGCTGGATGGCAGGACCATACCCATAGTGTTCAAGGATGTCATCAGGCCCGGAATGAGGCGGAAGGTTCCTGGAGAaggccttcccctccccaaaacacCAGAGAAATGTGGGGACCTCATTATTGAGTTCGAAGTGAATTTCCCTGACAGAATTCCCCAGGCTTCAAGAACCGTCCTGGAGCAGATCCTGCCTATATAG